The window AACATATTGGAGCTTATCAAATTATAAAAGACAATAGAGCAATTACTTTTATTGATACACCCGGACATGAAGCCTTTACTGAAATGCGTGCTCGCGGAGCAAATTTAACAGATATTGTGATTTTAGTTGTTGCTGCTGATGATGGTATTAAAATGCAAACTGAAGAAGCAATTGATCATGCTAAAGCTGCTAATGTTCCTATTATTGTTTTTGTTAATAAAATGGATAAATACGAAGCAAATCCTGAAAAAGTTTTAAATCAATTAAGTGCTAAAGAAATTGTTGCTGAAGAGCTTGGTGGTGATGTTGTTTTTGTTAAAGGCTCAGCATTGAAAAATGAAGGAATTTCTGAATTATTAGATTCAATTTTATTGATTGCTGAATTAAATAATTACAAAGCTAATCCTAATCGTTTAGCTTATGGAACTACAATTGAAGCAAATTTGGATAAAGGTCATGGTCCTCTTGCTACATTGTTAGTTCAAAATGGCACATTACGAAAAGGTGATTATTTAGTTGTTGGTTCAACATATGGAAAAATTCGTAATATGTTTGATGAATATGACAACGAAATTGAAATAGCATTACCTTCAAAACCTGTTAAAGTTTCTGGATTTGAAGAAGTACCAACAGCCGGTGATAAATTTTTAGCTTTAGCTGATGAAAAACAAGCACGTGCAATAGCAAATGATGTTAAACAAAAGAAAATGCGTTTAGAACGTGCAATGTTACAAAGTTCGGATATTCGAACAAAAATTGCTAATGGTGAATTAAAAAATATTAATTTAATTATTAAAGCTGATGTTCAAGGTTCACTTGAAGCTTTAAAAGGAATTTTTAGTAGCATTAACATTGAAGGTGTGACTACGACACTAATACGGAGTGCAATTGGAACAATTAGTGAAAGTGATGTGCGTTTAGCACAGACTTCTGATGCAATAATTATTGGTTTTAATGTCCGTGCTAGTCGAATTATTAAAGATTTAGCTGATTCAGTCGGTGTACAAATTATGAATTATGACATTATTTATAAATTTAAAGAAGATTTAGAATTATGAATGAAAGGTACATTAGACCCAATTATTATTGAAGAAGTGATTGGCGAAGCCAAAGTTCTTAAATTATTTAAACACAGTCAAGTTGGAACAATTTGTGGTTGTCGAGTAATTAATGGTAAAATTAAAAGAAATGCTTTGGTTCGTGTTTTACGTGATGGTATTGTTATATATAATTCAAAAATTGCGACATTACAACACAATAAAGATAGTGTTAATGAAGTTATTGCTGATAAAGAATGCGGATTAACAATTGCAAACTTTAATGATATTAAAGAGAACGATATTATTGAAGTTTATATTAAAGTTGAAAAGAAACATGATGAGGTTAAATAAATAAAATATGGCAAACGAAGTTCGAGTTGCAAGGTTAGAATCTTTAATTAAAGATGTTATTAATAATGCGTTAGCGAATGAAATTAATGATAAAATTGCAAAATTAGCACGTGTAACTGCAGTGCGTTTAAGTAATGATTTATCAGTAGCAAAGATTTTTTTAGACGCTCATAAACGCGAAAGTATGCTTAAAGTTTTAGAAAATGTTAATAAAGTTAGTGGCTTATTGCGTTCAAAATTAGCTGCGGAATGAACTAGTTATAAAGTACCGGAATTGCGCTTTGTAATCGATGAAACTATTGATTATGCTAATCATATTGATGAATTATTTAAAAAAATTAAACAACAAGAAAATTAATTATCCAATGTTAAAAAAACAAAATAAAAATAAAGAACAACACTGATTAGAAAAACATTTACGACAAAAAACAGGTTTGATTATTTCTTGATCAATTATTTTTGGTGTTTTAGTTTTATTATCAATTGGTTTTGGTTTAATTCTACATTTTTTTAACTCAAATAATTTAAGTATTCAATTAAGCTTTATTATTAATCTCAATAAATACTTAGTTAATATTACTAAAATATTAGATTATATCGGTTTTGCTTTAATTTATTTACCAATTATTTTTTTATTAGGTTGTTGAATTACTGGAATTAATGGCGTGCACGAATCATTATACTATCATGTGTTTATTTGATTATTTTATTTCATTAGTGTTATTTTATTAATCATTACCATTTGTTTAAGTATTGCGACACACATATATTATTAAAAAAGATAGGGTCATACTCCTATCTTTTTTAATTAATTTTTTATTGTATTTATCTTAATATTATAATCATTTTTAAATATTAAAATTTAAGTTGATTGTTGTATATTTTTGCATTTTTACAATATTTTAAAACAAAGTCCCAAAAGGATTTTTGATGATGTTGATATTTTATGTGGGCTAATTCATGAATAACAACATAATTAATGATATCTTGATCATAATGAACTAAAAAATACGAAAGGCCAATCGTGTGTTTTATTTTATTATAGACACCTCATTGGCTTTTGTAAAAGCCAAATACATATTTTTTTACAGTTAGAGTAGTTATATTTTGGGCATTTTTAATAATTTGTGGAAAAATTATTTCTGCTAGGTATATTAAAATTTTTTGATAAAGCAATTTTGTATTAGTTAAATTCTGATTTTGATCATAAAGATAAATGATTTGTTTTTGAAAATTGAATTGACAATGAAAATTGTTATTTTTTATTTTTATAGTCGTAAATTTTATTCCTAATAAGATGATTCAATCTAAAGATTGTTCATCATACTTAATTTTCTTTAAGTCATTTTCATATATTTTTAAAATTTTTAACTTATTATTTTTAATAAATTCTTCAGCAATATTAATTAATTTTAAGTGATTGATCAAACAAACAATTTGATGATTAATGATTTTGATTTTAATATATTTAATTCTTGGTTGTAAATAAATTTTAATAAAATATTTTTTTTGATTAATTTCAAAATTTAATTCTTTAACAAAACTTAACATAAATAATATATATTAGTTTTCACTTAAAACTTTTACAAAAGCATCTTGAGGAACATCAACATTACCAATCGCTTTTAGACGTTTTTTACCTTCTTTTTGTTGTTCTAGAAGTTTTTTCTTTCTTGAAACATCTCCACCATAGCATTTAGCAATCACATCCTTGCGTACTGCTTTAATAGTTTCACGAGCAATAATTTTTGAACCAATTGAAGCTTGAATAGGAATTTCAAATTGATGTTTTGGAATAACCTCTTTTAGACGTTCACAAATAATTTTTGACTTCCCATAAGCAAAATCACGATGAGCAATAATACTTAAAGCATCAACTTTATTACCATTTAACATAATATCGATTTTGACTAATTTTTCAGCTTGGTAACCAATTAGTTCATAGTCCATTGTTGCATATCCTTTAGTAATTGATTTTAGTGAATCAAAAAAACTGTACATAATTTCAGCTAATGGCATTTTATAAATTAATTTTCGTCTTGTACCGTCAATAACTTCTAGATCATCATATATTCCTCTTCGGGACTGACATAATTCCATAATTGCACCAACATAATTATCTGGTGTAATGATTGCTAATTTAACAAATGGTTCTTTAATAAGTTTAATACTAGTTGGTTCAGGCATTTTAGCAGGACTATCAATACTAATTTCTTGATTATTTGTTAATTCAATTTTATATATTACTGAAGGGGCAGTTAAAATTAATTCAATATTAAATTCACGAGCAATTCGTTCACGAATAACATCCATATGTAATAAACCTAAAAATCCACAACGAATTCCAAATCCTAGTGCTTGCGATGTTTCATATTCATAAGTTAATGCAGCATCAGATAAGGAGATTTTAGCCATAGCTTCTTTTAAATCATCATATTGACTAGTATCAATTGGGTATAAGCCACAATAAACCATTGGTAAAATTTTTTTATAACCTGGTAGTGGTTTATCAGCAGGATTATTGGTATGAGTAATAGTATCACCCACATTAATATCTTTGACTGTTTTGATAGCTGCAGCTACCCAACCAACTTCTCCGGCTACCAATTCTGTTTTATTAACAATTTTTGGTGTTCTAATTCCTAATTCACTAACAATATAATCTTTATTGTTAGCCATCATACGAATTTTATCTCCAACTTTAATTGTTCCTTGTTTTACACGTACTAAACAAACAACACCTTTATAAGAATCATAAAAAGAATCAAATATTAAGGCTTGTAATTTAGCATCATCTTTAGCATCTAATGGAGGTGGAACGTGTTTAATTATTGCTTCTAATACATCTTGAATGTTTAACCCCGTTTTTGCTGAAATTAAAGGCACATCCGCTGTATCTAAACCAATAACGTCTTCGATTTCTTTTTTAACACGATTAGGGTCTGCTGATGGTAAATCAATTTTATTAATTGTTGGAACAATCTCTAAATTGTTTTCTAATGCTAAGTAAACATTAGATAAAGTTTGGGCTTCAATTCCTTGTGCAGCATCAACAACTAGAATTGCTCCCTCACATGCTGCTAAACTTCGTGAAACTTCGTAAGTAAAATCGACGTGACCGGGAGTGTCAATTAAGTGAATTAAATATTCATGTTTATCTTTAGCATGATATTTAATTTGTACAGCATTTAATTTAATAGTAATTCCACGTTCACGTTCTATATCCATAGAATCTAAAATTTGGTTTGTCATTTCACGTTTACTCAAAGTATTTGTAAATTCAATAATTCGATCAGATAATGTTGACTTCCCATGATCAATATGGGCAATAATACTAAAATTACGGATGAATTTTTTATCCATATAACAATCACTCTTTACTTTTTTTAAAAATATCAATATATTTTAAATTATTTTAAAGTAATAAAAATAAAAAACAACTCTATTTAAAGAGTTGTTTCATGTTTTTTTGATTTTATATTAAAAATCTGACAGTGATTTCATATCTACATCTTTACGCTCTTGTTTGTTTGCAGCATAAATTGGGAAAGTTTCAAGTTTTAATTTTTCAGCAACGATAACAGTCATAAATTGAAAAATCATAATATTTCAATCAGTTGCACGTGAGTTATAAGCACGTCGTGATGAAGCAATTTCATTTTCTAAATAACTTGATGTACTCATCAATTCCATTAAAATATTGGATGATTTCAAATCTGGATAACGTTCGAATTGAACATTAACTAAATTTTGAAGTTTATTTAATACTTCTTCATTTTTGTTAATATCATTTGACATTTGAATACTTCGATTTTTAGTTATTTCATCTAATACTTTTTCTTCATATTTGTAATATGATTTAGTTTGTTCAATCATTTTATTTAATAAATCGAACCGTTTTGTTTGTGCTACTTGGATGCTTGATGAAGCTTCATTAACACTGTTTTTAGTTTGAATTAAATGATTTTTAGTATTAAATCATCAAACTAATAAAAAGATTCAACCAATAATTGAAATAATTGAAATAACTATGATGAAAATATATAAAGTTTTTTCGCCATTTGAAGCAACTACTACTTTTCGTTCGTTAGATACATTAGGGCTAATTCCATTTTCATCTTGTTCTTTTCATAAATCCATAAACTTTGCTCCTTATAATTAAATGATTTTAATAATCAATTAAAATTATATAATATAAAAATAGTAAAAATTTTTCTAACATGCTTAGTATGTTAAAAATATTTACGACAATTTAGCGAATTTTGCACATAATCAAGGAGAAAATATGGAAAAGACAATAATTCAATTGGAATTTAATGAAGAAGAATTAGCATCAATAAAAAAAATTAAAGATAAAATGGATCCTAATAATAATTTAGAATTAAATGTATTTTTAAAAGATTTAATTAAGGATTTAGCGCGTGATTATTTAAATTTTTCAAACCAATCATTTGAAAGTATTGCAAAGCAAATGAATGATTTAAAAGATCTAATAGGAAACGTAGCGAACGATCCATCTAGTTTCGATTTTAATTCAGTAATGAATGAATTCCAAAAGTTTAGTAAATCACAAAAGGATGAAGAAAAAGAAATAAAAAACGATACTGAAATAAAAACTGCGACTAAACCTACTAAAAAATCTTAATTTATGTTAAAAATTATTACATCTAATAAAAATGAAGAAATTATTCATTTTTATCGTTTAATTCATGATAAAAAATATCGCGAAGCTAATAAATTATTCATAATTGAGGGTTTTAAATTATTAGATGAAGCTTTGCAAAATCAACAAACAATAGTTTCAATTATTATTAATGAACATGTTTATAATAAAGAATTTGAAACGATTTTTAAATATACATTATATGACAATATTCAAATTTATAAAGTTAGTGGAAATATTATTAAAAAACTATCAGTTAATATCGAACCAAGTCCAATTTTAGCAGTTGTTAAAATAAAACAAGAAATGTGTGATATTAACGATAATATTTTATTGTTAGATAATATTCAAGATCCAGGTAATTTAGGAACCATTTTAAGAACCTGCTTTGCTTTCAATATTAAACAAGTTATTTTTAATAATTGTGTTGATTTATATAATCCTAAAACAATTAAAGCAAGTATGGGGGCCATTTTTAAAATTAATTTTTTACGTTTTAATGATTCTAAACTAGCATTAAATTTTTTATTAAAAAATAAATTCTATTTAATTGCTACTATTTTAGATAAAAACGCAATTTCTTTAAACGAAATAACGATTAAACAAAAATATTGTTTAATGGTAGGTAATGAAGGTCATGGTTTGGTACAAACTTTTATTGATCATGCTCACATTAAAACAATGATTAAAATGAATCAAACAGAATCATTAAATGTTGCAGTAGCAGCAGCAATTTTTTTATATGAACTTAATAAATAAAGAACTTTTTTTAATTACTGGTGACAATCGTTTAAAAATGGATCAAAAAATTAATGAAATTGCGACCTCTTTTGATGAATTAGTTAAAATTAATGATCAAGAAATTTCATTAATTTCTTTTAAAAATCTTATTGAACAAGATGATTTATTCAATAGTAATAAGATCTACTTATTTAAAAACGTTAACTGATTCGAAAATTTAGAACATTTAAAAAATGTTAGTGATTTAATTGATTATTTTTTTAATAATCATGTTGCTATTATTATTACAATTGAATCTACAAAAATTTCTACAGCAAAAAAAATTCAAGAAACAATTGCAAAATTTAATCATCAAATTACTTTTATGACATATACAAATGAAAATGCTATGGCTTTCTTAAAAGAAGAGTTAAATCAGCGTAATTTATCATTAAATAAATCTATAATGCAAACGATTATTCAAAAAACAAATTTTAATATTAATTTTCTTAATAATGAATTAGATAAAATAGAATTAATTAATGATTTTTTAAAAAATCATGGTATGTTTGATATTAATAATTTTATATGTGATTATGGTGAATATCAAATTTTTAGTTTATTAAATCTTTTGTATCAACATAAAATAAATGAATCAATAAATTTAATTAATAAAATGCTCATTGACAAAATTGATGAACTCACAATAATTAATATGTTAGCGACAATAATGAGTACACATTACTTAATTAAATTATTACATGAAAAAAAATATAACAAAAACGTTATATCTAGCTCTTTAAATCAAAAACCTTATATT is drawn from Ureaplasma parvum serovar 3 str. ATCC 27815 and contains these coding sequences:
- the lepA gene encoding translation elongation factor 4, whose amino-acid sequence is MDKKFIRNFSIIAHIDHGKSTLSDRIIEFTNTLSKREMTNQILDSMDIERERGITIKLNAVQIKYHAKDKHEYLIHLIDTPGHVDFTYEVSRSLAACEGAILVVDAAQGIEAQTLSNVYLALENNLEIVPTINKIDLPSADPNRVKKEIEDVIGLDTADVPLISAKTGLNIQDVLEAIIKHVPPPLDAKDDAKLQALIFDSFYDSYKGVVCLVRVKQGTIKVGDKIRMMANNKDYIVSELGIRTPKIVNKTELVAGEVGWVAAAIKTVKDINVGDTITHTNNPADKPLPGYKKILPMVYCGLYPIDTSQYDDLKEAMAKISLSDAALTYEYETSQALGFGIRCGFLGLLHMDVIRERIAREFNIELILTAPSVIYKIELTNNQEISIDSPAKMPEPTSIKLIKEPFVKLAIITPDNYVGAIMELCQSRRGIYDDLEVIDGTRRKLIYKMPLAEIMYSFFDSLKSITKGYATMDYELIGYQAEKLVKIDIMLNGNKVDALSIIAHRDFAYGKSKIICERLKEVIPKHQFEIPIQASIGSKIIARETIKAVRKDVIAKCYGGDVSRKKKLLEQQKEGKKRLKAIGNVDVPQDAFVKVLSEN
- the infB gene encoding translation initiation factor IF-2; the encoded protein is MAKKNIKQKKDNRIAIDVKKHIKKVDVGVFDGTFVFTSPLSISELAPKLNKSPNEIIMRYFKKGVVYNLNTILDEEQIGELCLEYDLDFKIEKNVNTENLLENIYFDDLEIDLVARAPIVTIMGHVDHGKTTLLDTIRKSSITASEAGGITQHIGAYQIIKDNRAITFIDTPGHEAFTEMRARGANLTDIVILVVAADDGIKMQTEEAIDHAKAANVPIIVFVNKMDKYEANPEKVLNQLSAKEIVAEELGGDVVFVKGSALKNEGISELLDSILLIAELNNYKANPNRLAYGTTIEANLDKGHGPLATLLVQNGTLRKGDYLVVGSTYGKIRNMFDEYDNEIEIALPSKPVKVSGFEEVPTAGDKFLALADEKQARAIANDVKQKKMRLERAMLQSSDIRTKIANGELKNINLIIKADVQGSLEALKGIFSSINIEGVTTTLIRSAIGTISESDVRLAQTSDAIIIGFNVRASRIIKDLADSVGVQIMNYDIIYKFKEDLELWMKGTLDPIIIEEVIGEAKVLKLFKHSQVGTICGCRVINGKIKRNALVRVLRDGIVIYNSKIATLQHNKDSVNEVIADKECGLTIANFNDIKENDIIEVYIKVEKKHDEVK
- the holA gene encoding DNA polymerase III subunit delta, whose protein sequence is MNLINKELFLITGDNRLKMDQKINEIATSFDELVKINDQEISLISFKNLIEQDDLFNSNKIYLFKNVNWFENLEHLKNVSDLIDYFFNNHVAIIITIESTKISTAKKIQETIAKFNHQITFMTYTNENAMAFLKEELNQRNLSLNKSIMQTIIQKTNFNINFLNNELDKIELINDFLKNHGMFDINNFICDYGEYQIFSLLNLLYQHKINESINLINKMLIDKIDELTIINMLATIMSTHYLIKLLHEKKYNKNVISSSLNQKPYIIDLNLKLIRNYSAKFLLKKMYDLLQLEIKVKENKIDKYFGLINWVLNF
- a CDS encoding TrmH family RNA methyltransferase produces the protein MLKIITSNKNEEIIHFYRLIHDKKYREANKLFIIEGFKLLDEALQNQQTIVSIIINEHVYNKEFETIFKYTLYDNIQIYKVSGNIIKKLSVNIEPSPILAVVKIKQEMCDINDNILLLDNIQDPGNLGTILRTCFAFNIKQVIFNNCVDLYNPKTIKASMGAIFKINFLRFNDSKLALNFLLKNKFYLIATILDKNAISLNEITIKQKYCLMVGNEGHGLVQTFIDHAHIKTMIKMNQTESLNVAVAAAIFLYELNK
- the rbfA gene encoding 30S ribosome-binding factor RbfA; translation: MANEVRVARLESLIKDVINNALANEINDKIAKLARVTAVRLSNDLSVAKIFLDAHKRESMLKVLENVNKVSGLLRSKLAAEWTSYKVPELRFVIDETIDYANHIDELFKKIKQQEN
- a CDS encoding M48 family metallopeptidase, with product MLSFVKELNFEINQKKYFIKIYLQPRIKYIKIKIINHQIVCLINHLKLINIAEEFIKNNKLKILKIYENDLKKIKYDEQSLDWIILLGIKFTTIKIKNNNFHCQFNFQKQIIYLYDQNQNLTNTKLLYQKILIYLAEIIFPQIIKNAQNITTLTVKKYVFGFYKSQWGVYNKIKHTIGLSYFLVHYDQDIINYVVIHELAHIKYQHHQKSFWDFVLKYCKNAKIYNNQLKF
- a CDS encoding LemA family protein, which codes for MDLWKEQDENGISPNVSNERKVVVASNGEKTLYIFIIVISIISIIGWIFLLVWWFNTKNHLIQTKNSVNEASSSIQVAQTKRFDLLNKMIEQTKSYYKYEEKVLDEITKNRSIQMSNDINKNEEVLNKLQNLVNVQFERYPDLKSSNILMELMSTSSYLENEIASSRRAYNSRATDWNIMIFQFMTVIVAEKLKLETFPIYAANKQERKDVDMKSLSDF